A DNA window from Solanum lycopersicum chromosome 3, SLM_r2.1 contains the following coding sequences:
- the AAT2 gene encoding BAHD acyltransferase DCR-like (The RefSeq protein has 3 substitutions compared to this genomic sequence), whose protein sequence is MTKEEIATTNVNILKKSNVKPQKPLGKKECQLVTFDLPYLAFYYNQKLMVYKLGAESFEETVEKLKDGLALVLEDFYQLAGKLGKDDEGVFKVEYDDDMDGVEVIVDEAQEIQVANLTDHHEGINKFQDLIPYNKILNLEGLHRPLLAVQLTKLKDGLAMGLAFNHAVLDGTSTWHFMTSWAQLCSGATSISVPPFLERTKARDTRVKLNLSKPSDAPEHAKSETNGDVSASVDPPMRDRVFKFSESAIDQIKSKVNTNPGEGANNTTPFSTFQSLSAHVWLAVTRARQLKPEEYTVYTVFADCRKRVDPPMPESYFGNLIQAIFTVTAAGLLLSNPIEFAAGMIQQAIAKHDAKAIEERNKEWESSPKIFAYKDAGVNCVAVGSSPRFKVYEVDFGWGKAEIVRSGLNNRFDGMVYLYPEKNGGRGIDVEISLEANAMERLEKDKEFLMEA, encoded by the exons ATGACAAAGGAGGAAATTGCCACTACAAATGTGAACATcttgaaaaaatcaaatgtgAAGCCACAAAAACCACTAGGGAAAAAAGAATGTCAATTAGTAACATTTGATTTACCTTACTTAGCTTTTTATTATAACCAAAAGTTGATGGTTTACAAGTTAGGGGTTGAAAGCTTTGAGGAAACAgtagaaaaattgaaagatgGTTTGGCTTTAGCGTTGGAAGATTTTTATCAACTTGCTGGAAAATTGGGAAAAGATGATGAAGGAGTATTTAAGGTGgaatatgatgatgatatggatgGAGTTGAGGTAATTGTGGCTGAGGCTCAAGAAATTCAAGTTGCTAATCTTACTGATCATCATGAAGGGATCAATAAATTCCAAGATTTGATACCTTATaacaaaatcttgaatttaGAAGGGCTTCATAGGCCTCTACTCGCCGTAcag CTCACCAAGCTTAAAGACGGGCTGGCAATGGGATTAGCATTTAATCATGCTGTGCTGGACGGTACTTCCACGTGGCACTTCATGACTTCCTGGGCCCAGCTTTGTAGTGGGGCCACCTCCATCTCGGTCCCACCTTTCCTCGAAAGAACTAAAGCTCGTGACACTCGAGTCAAACTCAACCTATCTAAGCCATCCGACGCGCCGGAACATGCCAAGTCGGAAACGAACGGCGACGTTAGCGCCAGCGTGGATCCACCTATGCGTGACAGGGTGTTCAAGTTTTCCGAATCAGCAATTGATCAAATCAAGTCAAAAGTCAATACTAACCCAGGAGAAGGCGCAAATAATACGACGCCGTTCTCTACTTTCCAATCCCTCTCCGCGCACGTGTGGCTAGCTGTCACGCGTGCGAGGCAGCTCAAACCGGAGGAATACACGGTTTACACCGTGTTCGCTGATTGCCGTAAAAGAGTCGATCCGCCGATGCCGGAGAGTTACTTCGGAAACCTAATTCAGGCGATTTTCACTGTAACGGCGGCGGGATTGCTGCTATCGAATCCGATTGAGTTTGCGGCAGGGATGATTCAGCAAGCCATAGCGAAGCACGATGCGAAGGCGATTGAAGAAAGGAACAAGGAATGGGAGAGTAGTCCGAAGATATTTGCGTACAAAGATGCCGGAGTGAACTGTGTGGCGGTGGGGAGTTCGCCGAGGTTTAAGGTGTATGAGGTTGATTTTGGATGGGGAAAAGCGGAGATCGTGAGGAGTGGGTTGAACAATAGATTTGACGGGATGGTGTATTTGTATCCAGAGAAAAATGGAGGAAGAGGAATTGATGTGGAGATTAGCTTGGAAGCAAATGCCATGGAGAGGTTGGAGAAGGATAAGGAGTTTCTTATGGAAGCTTAA